The Ziziphus jujuba cultivar Dongzao chromosome 1, ASM3175591v1 genome segment CTCCAAGTCACTGACTAGGCCATTTGTAAATTATGATGCTTTGGGAGTGAAATGATGGTCTGCTTGCTTTCGAGTATAGAATAGAACAGTGTGTTTTCGGTACTGCCTTAATTTTATATGCGTAAATTGCGACACATACAtctattttaatgaaattatgcatTGGTTTTCACTCAACTTTAAGAATTAGATTGAAGTTCTAAACAACCAAAGCTAGTCACATAACTGCAATGCTAGGTTCAGATTGGGCTTTATGTTGATGGAGGGCTAATTACTCCCAGAAAAATTTGATGCAAAGCAAAGCACAGCCAAGTTGAAACTCCATTGTCAAAATCTTGGGTGTTGGTGCTCTATGATGAATGCTtgtaatgataaaagaaaaagcttgATCAAGTTAACTGTGCATGAACTCtttgtatatatgtatctacagtgccatatatacatacaaaaatgGGTGAGCTGGCAACTGCAGAACTGTGTGATACAAATGGAGCATTATTGGCAAGTGGGGATTTGCGGGTTCTGCAACCGGTGTTCAAAAGGTATGGAAACCGCGGATCATTCTCAGGACCTGTTGTGACTCTGAAGGTGTTTGAGGACAATGTTTTGGTGAGAGAGATGCTGGAAAGCAGAGGAGAAGGAAGAGTACTGGTAATAGATGGTGGGGGAAGCATGAGATGTGCTTTGGTGGGAGGGAATTTGGGGCAGTTGGCTCAGAATATGGGGTGGTCTGGTGTTGTGGTAAATGGTTGCATTAGAGATGTGGATGAGATTAATGGATGTGATATTGGTGTGAGAGCTTTGGCATCTCATCCTGTGAAATCAAACAAGAGAGGCGCTGGGGAAAAACATGTTTCTGTTCATGTTGGAGGAACTTTGATTCGAGATGGGGATTGGTTATATGCAGATAGTGATGGCATACTTGTATCCTCATCAGAGCTCTCTGTCTGAACCATTTcgatttccatttcttttttccatatCAAATTATACCACTACTAATAAGAGGGACTCAAACTCACTCCCATTTGAATTTATGCTCTTCTTCTTTCACATTCTGTCATTAGATTCAAACTCCGGGGAAATCACTTTGACTTGTCTCTGtctctttgttttctctcttttataCAAAGTAAAGAAGACGAAAAGGAAGATTTACTCATTCATTTGTAACTGACTGATAAGCGTATGAATGGGCGGATGATGCAGTCTAGTCACcattaattattctttaatCCCTCATTTGATTCCAGTGTTCAAGAGTGAGGATTAAATTAAAActacattttgttttattaatatgtAAGTCTTAAGAAGTTAAAGATTCCTTCAATTTTGCTTTGCTGCAAGTTTTTGAAACCGTCTTAACTTAAAATTTAACGTTCTTGTATTTGGTAATCAATTGGTTTCGATTCAATGTTTCGGTttcagaaaattatatattgtggAAAGATATtgataaagttgaaagaaatactacattttgttttattaatatgtAAGTTTTAAGAAGTTACATGAATCACTCCTTCAAGtgcaaatttttgaaattgtctAACGTAAAATTTAACGTTTTTGTATCTAGTAATCAATTGACTTCGATTCAATGTTTTGGtttcataaaattatatgttGTGGAAagataaagttaaaagaaatatcTCTATAATTGTTAAGAGTTAGTTCCTCTGTGTTTTTTACCCCCTATTAGTTTTAAATGTAGAATTTTACCGTTAATTCTATAAAAGTTTTGATCTTTTAGGATGCacgatatttatatatatggtttgagcATTGCATTTCAATACTTGTCCTTGAGAAGAGCTGCAGATAAAAAAACCTTGCTAAAGATGCTCTCATAATTAGCCTTCAAATAATTCTTCGTGAAGAGTACCCAGAGTTTCGGGTCTTACACACTTCAAAagtttctttcatattttacaaatatattttaaatgtcctttaaaaattaataaacttttataattaaattgtatcTAACGTTTTGCCAAAACCATTTGTATAGAATGTCAACCTACatgttttattcttattttaatttgtaaaacaataaaaacaaacattttttatacgaaaaaataacaaaattttgtaaacatataaacaatatatgaatgaagtaccatataatgaaaatgaaaattccaTTTTGGACCGTTCCCTTTGTGGGGTCAGGTAAAGGCCAGTAGTGGTGATCCTGCTCTATCCTCCAACGAGATGTCCactgtaaataaaatataaaccacCCAAAAACAGATTGTTCTTGTACAAAAGAACCTTACACAGATCTCTATTTCTTTCTGTACTGTTCAAGTACTAGTAAATATAATCCTACGCTTGTATGTGCCATGCACACAGAAAGAAGGAAATAGCACctaaaaaattttcaacaagGCAAAACTGCCAACCAATAAGCAACTTCTAGAAAAATGCAGTTCGTCCACCTCTTCGACTATGCCTATCATAAGCAGTGTTGAACTTGTCGACTAGCTCGTTCATTGAGCTGGGTACGAGGAAAAAAGGAACAGAAAAACACAAAGTTAAACATGGGAAACAcattttaacattaaaatgaatgaaaataattcaatatttcTGTTATATCTATCAGCTGGAATCCCAGTTCCTTCCCTCAATACATAAATTCAAACTCTATATCCACAGGTTCGAAAAGTCAAATGTTGGAGTACACTAGCTATGAAACTAATTTTTCAAGCAACATTAACACAAACCCAATTGAATTGGTCTTGATTAACGGTAAAGTCTGGtctaaaatgttaaaatctgctcatattattaaaaaacaaaagaagctcATTTAGCCAAGTTCCCATCTCTTATTTGATTATGACATAACAGGGGCAGAGAGCTTAATGATTAATCAACAAGCTGCTTCTACCTTCTcctaatttttgaaaaagatggAAGATATTGACAAAAGATTTAGCATTTACCACTGATCAGGCCAATATTTCAGGTGCTACTGTTCATCCCACTGTATAGAGGTTTAAATGAGCAAAGCCCACTTTTAGCAGTTGAGGCTAGGAACCCTACTAAGAAGTTCTCATCTTTAACTAAGCTAAAGCACAACTTGGTCTCAAATATCAGGAAGCTTATTTGATTATGACATAACAGGGGCAGAGAGCTTAATGATTAATCAACAAGCTGCTTCTACCTTCTcctaatttttgaaaaagatggAAGATATTGACAAAAGATTTAGCATTTACCACTGATCAGGCCAATATTTCAGGTGCTACTGTTCATCCCACTGTATAGAGGTTTAAATGAGCAAAGCCCACTTTTAGCAGTTGAGGCTAGGAACCCTACTAAGAAGTTTACTCATCTTTAACTAAGCTAAAGCATAACTTGGTCTCAAATATCAGGAAGCTTGGTTTGGAATAGCTTGGTCACCAGTAAGGCTCATTAGACCTTGAGAGCCTATCAAGAAATTGCCTTAATAAAACCGACAATACAAACTCCTAAtttaataaatgcatttttaatttgataCATTAAGTGGACTAGAGAGGCCCAAATGAGATGCCAGTACCATCAAGATCATGAATAAAGGATAATAAGAAAGAGAAGCCCCTTTCAACGGAGGAACCCTAcccttattttgatttatacgTAACATGGAACCAGTGCAAAAAAGCCAACTTTCCTGGGCTAGCTGTAAGCCTAGCAAGCCAAGCATAATGAAGCTTGTTTAACTTGTTGAGGAAAATTGTACCAGGTTCAATTCATTTTGACTGTCCAATCAAACTGGGTCAAGCCTAATATCCTATAACCGAGCTATAGGTGAGCAACATACATGCAGCTTGACTCATTTATTTTACACACCAACCAGAGTTATGCTCTTTGTTTTTTCACCacatgaaaataatataatatgttaaaggtcatattatattaaaagaaaatcaaacttGGTAAAGAAAGTGCACAATTATTCCTATATCTTACCTCGAGCAGTTGGTGAACATGGCTAGGTATGTAATCAACAACGTGTCATTGTATTCCTACAAAAGTGTGCAAACAAAGGGGGAAAAAAGTCAGCAATAAAGCAATTTATGAGATAACACTGACAGCAAACATTAGAACATCTCCAAACATATACAGTATCCTGTGAATCAAAGTACAGACGCTAAATGAAAAGTATATATTGCAAAAGTATGCATTGATTATGCCCAATATTTTTATACTAAGAGACATAAGTATTAACATATTTAGGCTCTGTAGTTTacccaaaaacatatatatatttaggctCTGTATAACCTTTGCAAAAGATCATTGCTCACAATTTTCACCATCCTCATTGGTGGAGACTAAGATGGAAACTTTAAAGCTTATTTTTGGAATAGGtccaggaaataaataaattatatattttaagacttttttataatttaaagattttttttatttatattagagtttttgtttcctagttatTTAGTTCTCCATTTTGATCGGTTTCTCTGTTTAGTTAGTTTTCCTTTCTAGACAAACTGTTTATCATAGATAAGACTCTTAAGTAATCAAACCGTTATAGATATTTGAGCTACAAGAAAGTTATTCTTCTTTGACTTCTCCCTTTATCCTCTTTATTTCTTGGTTCctacaaattaacacaaacacCATACTTTACAACCAAAATCATCCTTCCTAACACAGTTTTTCTAACCATCTTTTTATGTTTGTCCAACGTTGCTACAATTTGTTGCCAATACCACTTAATCAAACTGTCGATACATTCCAGTAAAAGTCCTCCATCACATTAACATTTGAATGAGGCTAGGAATTTTATCTCATTTAGTATGAATTGGAAggtgtatatataataaaacatgCATTGGTTGTTGGGGGTGAGGAAGTAATTtgaaaatctatttttatttaaacaatgaaTCAGCAATGTGGAATTAAGACTTGATAAGATTTTCTTTGGCAGCtataggagagagagagagagagagagagagagagagaaacagagagagataaataaaagagagagtttcaaagagagaaccaaaaaaaataaaataaaattagaatggGATGAACAATGACGCTCAAAACCAAGATAGAAGAACctcaattttatttgtttttgaatttaaattacttACTACTAGGGTTCAAATTGCATTTTCACAACCAATGTGGTTGCCATATCATTAGCCTTGATGAAATTCAAAACAATGAAACTTCTGCCCCCCACCCCCAAAAAGGGTCCCTCTTTTGCCAGGTGCAAGCATTCAATTTCCGGGTAAATTCATATCTCTTTTTATCAAACCATATCATAGGCACAAGTAATGAATATGCTGGTTCAGTTcctaaaagaaacaagaagCACTCACCATCAAGAAATCATCTTGGAACTTCCCTGATTCAATGGCTGGCAACCTTCTTAGAAGACTTGACACTTGTCTTAGCAGTGAATTCTCACAAGGAATATCACCTGGCATATCAAAAACCAAAAGCAATCACTATTGAACTCTAGAATTTGACTCCGCATAGCTCCAAACATAGGATAAATAGCTTATTTGATCCACACACTCTTAAGTTGAAtataaattaaagtaaaaattggGCTTTGAGGCTAAAATGGGAATTGCAAGTTACAATCAACTTAGGCACGTCTTATAGTTAGGAGATGGGATATTCACTTCTAAGGATTTTATATTCTTCGCCTTTAATTCTTTAGGTTGGACAAAAATAATCTGAAATTCACATTCAAAACAAACGATCTCTTAAAAGCATGAATATACCTTTCTGCATTGAAAGAAGATAGTGATGAAGTACTCTAATTCTGCTATTCAGCATTTTGATGGCACTATGTGTGCCCGTAAGGTGTGCAGCCACTGCAAACAACCACATTTATGTTGATACACGTCAGAAAAAAGAGAACTTTTAGTAGTGTGATTTCTATcatatgaaaggaaaaaaaaaagtctgtgTGGCTTTGTAATAATTAAAAGTATAATACACATGCATACAGACAAAGAGAAGTGGGAAAGAAAAGAGGAACTCACATTGTGTTGCGGCTGAACCTCCATCAGATGGTTTAAGATGAGCAACATGATCAACTGAGATTCGTTCTGCTTCTACTGTCTTTGAAGCAGACCCAGAAACAAAAGAACAAGTGCTCAGTAAACCTAATTGGTAATAGTCAAGATATATAAAGTACATAAAAATGAAGTCCAACCTCAATAGTGTAGCTTGCGCGAACAAATATGAGCTGAGGAATCCCATCTATGACATGCAGCTCTAGAGTTGTAATGTAAACACCCACATAAACAGAAAAAGTTACAACCTCgtataacagaaaaaaaaaaagaaaaaaaaaaaggataaaactaACATAACTCTGACTGTGAATACAAGTATGCCCATAATCTTGACATCAAATGGGACTGCAGATCCTCATCCTCACCtctttatatgtgtatatagatgtataatatgcatatatgttaTTGTTAATATAACGAACAGAATGCCGAGATATTTAGAAATTGAGTTCTCTCTAGAAGCCTTGGCTTTACATGGTTTAAACAGCTACTCCCCAACGTCAGCTCTATTGCTTGCCAAACCATTATTGACAGGATGACAAATTATGCAGGGTCTGCTAAAGAtttctaaaaaattgaaatcccacttgtttattcaatttttaaatatgctATTAGCTAAATATATTTGAAGCAAGATTCTTGATAAATGCTATACTAAAGGCACATCGGTGCTTGGAATTTGAGGTGTGTTGGGCTATTACTACGccataaaaagaacaaaaaacgcATTGGCACGTACCACTTTCGAAGATAGTGACAGGAAGATCCTTTTGAGCATGGTTAATAGATGGATTAAGCAAAACATAAACAGGGCTTTCATTGATATCCATCAACTGTTAATAacaagggggggaaaaaaaatcaagcTACTTAAATGAATGgacataaatttgtaaattgaAAGAGGATGCATATATTAGTGCAATGAGGGTTTTACAGCTTTATGAATGTGCATATCCGATTCCTGAGCATCGCTTCCAGTGGAGTACCAACCAAGTATGTAAAAGTGAGGGAAAACCTTCTTATCTGCCTCCATATCAACGAAGAAcaagaaggaaataaaatttcagaaaattatatacaaaaaaaaagaaaaaaaaaaagaaaaattaaaagcaagaGGAAGGAGAAAAAGAAGACGAACAGAGTTCTTGCTTCTTCTCGAGGAAAGCTCGGTCGAGCGAGTGAGTAGAGGGATCATAAAGAAGCTCGAAGCTGTTGAAGATCTCGACGGTACGTCCCCTCTGGATTCCGATGACACAACCATAAACCCTAGGAGGCGGCGACCGAGAcggagatgaagaagaagaagaaggagaagaagaggtATTATCGACTCCATCAGAGCCGTTGGTAGCGGTGAGCGGAGGATGCATCTGAGACTTAACCCTCGTGTAATGATCCGATATATTCACTATCACCAGCGGATGAAGCTTGAACGTCAGTCCGCTGCTCGACGACGACGCCATTGCTCTGCTGATttcctctccctctctctctctctctctcttcttctctctcaCTCTGCCAGCGGACGGAGggcttttctatttttccttctttttttttttttttttttttttttttttctcgttctgtttttaaataaaaatagaatgttAGTTGGGCTTTGAATAACAATCCGAGTCTGAGTTGGGCTTTCCTAGTACCTCTAAAAGCCCAAAACTACGAAGACGgtgagagggagagggagagcgAGAGACGAATGTCATCACTCATCATCCATTGTCATCCCAATCCCAATCCCAATGCAACCCCAGTAgattgataatatataataataaatttaattttcataaaaaaataataataataaaataaaaaacacagcgcgcaacagagagagagagagagagagagagagagagggagataaaacaagtggtggtggtggaggaggaGTTGTTAAGAGAATATTCCGGAATTCCTCAGCCGCCGGAGTAGGCAGTAGACGCAGCGGTAGTAGTAGAAGGCGGCGGCGGCGGTGGTTGTGGTGgtgaggaaggaaaaaaaaaaaaaaacaaaaagaagaaagaagggatATGGCGATGCGTGAGCTTGTTTCGGGTGGAGCTGCTTGTGCGGTTCCtggctcttcttcttcatccaaTCCTCTCGGTGCTCTAGCCAACTCTCTTATCGGTTCTTCTTCCAAGACTAAGGTAAGCCAACCAATATCAACCTTCAATTTTCGTTTTCACAGTATTTTTTTTGATTCAATTCCTTCGAGTAtattcccaatttttttttttttttttgattcacTTTCTCTTCTCAGCTCGCtgactttgtatttttttttttggggggttttggTCCATTTTATATAAAACCAGGAAAGGCTAGAGGAAATCCCTACGTCAACGTCAACAAGTTCAGGGAGGCAGTTTGATGAACAATATCAACCGCCACAACTCCCTGGCTCCGAATTTGATCGGCCATTTCTGCAACCCGGCACTCAGGTTTCTTGTTCTTCTAAGAAAATCATTCTACTTCTTGTTCcaatctattttttgtttttttttttttttttttttttggttaaggcaatgaaaaatatatatatatatatatatatataaatatttttgtttttttggttctgGTTAGGGATCGGATTTTATTGGCGCTTTTCGTTCCGCGGATCATGGTGGACTTGCAGATGCATGGGATGAGATACAGCAGCATTCTCATGTTGCTCCTCCTCTTCCTCACCCAAGAGATGCAGAATTCCAACGCATATATGATCGGGGACCTGCTCAACCAACTTTGGAGGGTAATTATTTTGCAAtgttgtattttatatatttttgctttgGCTTTTGATGAAATCACTATTAATTGCTTAACAGTTTAGGAAGCTTATGAGCTATCatatatcaatatcaatttACTTATGTTTTTTGTATTGTGTTTCGGTGCTTGTGGACTTAATTTAGTAGGACGCAGAAGTGGTGGTAAACCTTCCTTTCGTTAGAAACGTCTACTTGTTCATTATTAATAGTTTTAAAAGATCTGATTAGGGGTCCATATCACCTACCTGTAGTAGCATATGAAgcacaagaaaacaaaaatcctgCTAAATTGAAAAAGTGGATTCTCAGTGCTTAAGAATAGAAAGGGATAgctatgtgtgtatatattttctttcattttgtttgAATTAGATCAAGACTCAAGGATCTCTTTTGATTTAAGCAGGTGTATTCTTGTTGATTACACCATACAAGATTAAGTGAAATTGTCTttctgtttttagtttttggaaTTTATCTGCTTTTCCCCCTTAAATTGCAGGCCCACCACAAAGAGTGTTGTCAAACTTTTTGCACTCATTCGTTGAGAGTAGTCGTGGTGGACTACCGTTTCATCCCACTCCACTTCCTATGTTAGGATTGTCAGAAAGAGACAAACAATGCATACGTGACCGTAGCAGCATAATGGCCCGGCA includes the following:
- the LOC107417289 gene encoding putative 4-hydroxy-4-methyl-2-oxoglutarate aldolase 3 codes for the protein MGELATAELCDTNGALLASGDLRVLQPVFKRYGNRGSFSGPVVTLKVFEDNVLVREMLESRGEGRVLVIDGGGSMRCALVGGNLGQLAQNMGWSGVVVNGCIRDVDEINGCDIGVRALASHPVKSNKRGAGEKHVSVHVGGTLIRDGDWLYADSDGILVSSSELSV
- the LOC107417381 gene encoding COP9 signalosome complex subunit 6a, translated to MASSSSSGLTFKLHPLVIVNISDHYTRVKSQMHPPLTATNGSDGVDNTSSSPSSSSSSPSRSPPPRVYGCVIGIQRGRTVEIFNSFELLYDPSTHSLDRAFLEKKQELYKKVFPHFYILGWYSTGSDAQESDMHIHKALMDINESPVYVLLNPSINHAQKDLPVTIFESELHVIDGIPQLIFVRASYTIETVEAERISVDHVAHLKPSDGGSAATQLAAHLTGTHSAIKMLNSRIRVLHHYLLSMQKGDIPCENSLLRQVSSLLRRLPAIESGKFQDDFLMEYNDTLLITYLAMFTNCSSSMNELVDKFNTAYDRHSRRGGRTAFF